A DNA window from Mycobacterium sp. IDR2000157661 contains the following coding sequences:
- a CDS encoding acyl-CoA dehydrogenase family protein, with product MLEDGLRKTMLSASGADLDAALAELGWADMLSDIPDQAIPLVFRLMGETGSHASILNDVLLETIGAEPGGTPPMPYAGGDWVVWSRTSVPDPTLGGLPLHRVPDGQLMRMGEARRAAGWWLVGSAKAMLTLARRHALDRVQFGKPIASFQAVRHRLAETLVAIEGAEATLRLPGDESPDLTAMLAKAAAGRAALTAAKHCQQVLGGIGFTEEHDLHVHVKRALVLDGLLGSSRELTRRAGAGLRARGSAPRLAYL from the coding sequence ATGCTCGAAGACGGACTCCGCAAGACCATGTTGTCGGCCTCCGGCGCCGACCTCGATGCGGCGCTGGCCGAACTCGGCTGGGCCGACATGCTCTCCGACATACCGGATCAGGCGATCCCGCTGGTGTTCCGGCTGATGGGCGAAACCGGTTCGCACGCTTCGATTCTCAACGATGTGCTGCTCGAGACCATCGGCGCCGAGCCCGGCGGGACACCTCCGATGCCGTACGCCGGCGGCGACTGGGTGGTGTGGAGCCGCACGAGTGTGCCCGACCCGACTCTGGGCGGGTTGCCGCTGCACCGCGTCCCCGACGGGCAGCTGATGCGGATGGGCGAGGCCCGCCGCGCCGCGGGTTGGTGGCTGGTCGGTTCGGCCAAGGCGATGTTGACACTGGCCCGCCGACACGCACTGGACCGGGTGCAGTTCGGCAAGCCGATCGCGAGCTTCCAAGCGGTGCGGCACCGGTTGGCCGAGACGCTGGTGGCCATCGAGGGCGCCGAGGCGACGCTGCGCCTGCCCGGTGACGAGAGTCCGGACCTGACGGCGATGCTGGCCAAGGCCGCCGCGGGCAGAGCCGCGCTCACCGCGGCCAAGCACTGCCAGCAGGTGCTGGGCGGCATCGGGTTCACCGAAGAGCACGACCTGCACGTGCACGTGAAGCGGGCGCTGGTGCTCGACGGATTGTTGGGCAGCTCACGGGAACTCACCCGCCGGGCCGGAGCGGGCCTGCGGGCCCGCGGCTCAGCTCCCCGCCTGGCGTACTTGTAG
- a CDS encoding cytochrome P450, whose product MFRRLREEQPLYYNEQHDFYAVSRFADVNKALVDWETFSSARGAILELIKANLEMPPGTVIFEDPPIHDIHRKLLAQMFTPRKIHALEPIIREYCAQSLDPLIGANQFDFVADLGAQMPMKVISALLGIPADDQETIRDHANDQLRTEAGKPMKAGTEFAVGELFEAYIDWRIDHPSDDIMTELLNAEFVDETGVTRRLTRQELLTYLNVVAGAGNETTTRLIGWAGKVLAEHPAQRRELANNPALVPQAIEELLRFEPPAPHVARYATRDVELYGRTVPEGSVMMMLIGAAVRDHRQFPPDGDAFDIHRKSRQHLAFSVGTHYCLGSALARLEGRIALEEILKRFPDWDVDLANAKLSPTSTVRGWESMPANLL is encoded by the coding sequence ATGTTTCGGCGGCTCCGTGAGGAGCAGCCGCTGTACTACAACGAGCAACACGACTTCTACGCGGTCAGCCGCTTCGCCGATGTCAACAAGGCCCTGGTCGATTGGGAGACATTCAGTTCGGCCCGGGGCGCGATTCTCGAACTGATCAAGGCGAACCTGGAGATGCCTCCCGGCACAGTCATTTTCGAGGACCCGCCGATTCATGACATCCACCGCAAGCTGCTCGCCCAAATGTTCACCCCCCGCAAGATCCACGCTCTCGAACCGATCATCCGCGAGTACTGCGCACAGAGTCTGGACCCGCTGATCGGCGCTAATCAATTCGACTTCGTCGCCGACCTCGGCGCCCAGATGCCGATGAAGGTGATCAGCGCGCTGTTGGGCATCCCGGCGGACGATCAAGAGACGATCCGCGACCACGCGAACGACCAACTGCGCACAGAGGCCGGCAAACCCATGAAAGCGGGAACCGAGTTCGCCGTCGGCGAGCTCTTCGAGGCCTACATCGACTGGCGGATCGACCACCCGTCCGATGACATCATGACCGAGCTGTTGAACGCGGAATTCGTGGACGAGACCGGTGTCACCCGTCGCCTGACTCGCCAGGAACTGCTGACGTACCTCAACGTGGTGGCCGGCGCGGGTAACGAGACGACGACCCGACTGATCGGCTGGGCAGGCAAGGTACTTGCCGAACACCCGGCACAGCGCCGTGAACTCGCGAACAATCCCGCGCTGGTCCCCCAGGCGATCGAGGAGTTGCTGCGGTTCGAGCCGCCCGCCCCGCATGTGGCCCGATACGCCACCCGCGATGTCGAGCTCTACGGTAGGACGGTGCCAGAGGGCAGCGTGATGATGATGTTGATCGGCGCCGCTGTCCGCGACCACCGCCAATTCCCCCCGGACGGTGACGCGTTCGACATCCATCGAAAGAGTCGTCAACACTTGGCATTCAGCGTCGGCACCCACTACTGCCTCGGTTCCGCCCTCGCGCGGCTCGAGGGCCGCATCGCCTTGGAGGAAATCCTCAAGCGCTTCCCTGACTGGGACGTCGATCTGGCCAACGCAAAGCTGTCGCCGACCTCAACCGTTCGCGGCTGGGAGTCGATGCCCGCCAATCTTCTGTGA
- a CDS encoding acyl-CoA dehydrogenase family protein — protein sequence MQLTFDTDVEAFRAEFNTFLDEHLPPDAVALARSGSSSDVPGWARAWQRLMFDNGWLLPGYPPEFGGRNATILQQYVHQQELARRRAYLTYNPQGVGIISASLISFGTLEQQRRWAVPILRADITASLGMSEPGAGSDLASLRTRAELVSDADGPYFVVNGQKVWTSGAHDADVLLTFVRTDPDAAKHKGISVLMIPTDLPGVVRRPFASVCDRGDLDFNEVFFNDVRVPAENLVGPLNEGWRVANGSLGHERNMLWLSYADRLQELVEDFVPSSALDRDRYAGLVMDNQALRLLGSVALARAARGEEDVPALSVLKLLGSEASQSATEYALSAMGADGLNHPDFSGPYSAQHLDLYRSGWFERYVRTFGGTIAGGTSEIQRNIIAQRLLGLPRK from the coding sequence GTGCAGCTCACTTTCGACACCGACGTCGAGGCGTTCCGCGCCGAGTTCAACACCTTCCTGGATGAACATCTTCCGCCCGACGCCGTCGCGTTGGCGCGGTCCGGGTCGAGCAGCGACGTTCCCGGCTGGGCCCGTGCCTGGCAGCGGCTGATGTTCGACAACGGCTGGCTGCTTCCGGGTTACCCGCCGGAGTTCGGCGGGCGTAACGCGACGATCCTGCAGCAGTACGTGCATCAGCAGGAGCTTGCGCGTCGGCGCGCTTACCTGACGTACAACCCGCAGGGCGTCGGCATCATCTCCGCCTCGCTGATCTCGTTCGGCACTCTCGAGCAGCAACGGCGCTGGGCGGTGCCGATCCTGCGTGCCGACATCACCGCGTCGTTGGGGATGAGCGAACCCGGCGCCGGCTCGGATCTGGCGTCCCTGCGCACGAGGGCTGAGTTGGTCTCGGACGCCGACGGGCCCTACTTCGTCGTCAACGGGCAGAAGGTGTGGACCTCGGGTGCGCACGACGCCGACGTGCTGTTGACGTTCGTCCGCACCGATCCGGACGCCGCCAAGCACAAGGGCATCAGCGTGCTGATGATCCCGACCGATCTGCCCGGCGTGGTGCGACGGCCGTTCGCGTCGGTGTGCGACCGGGGTGACCTGGACTTCAACGAGGTCTTCTTCAACGACGTCCGGGTCCCTGCGGAGAACCTCGTCGGTCCGCTGAACGAGGGCTGGCGGGTCGCCAACGGATCGCTCGGCCATGAGCGGAACATGTTGTGGCTGAGCTACGCCGACCGCCTGCAGGAGTTGGTCGAGGATTTCGTGCCCTCCTCTGCGCTGGACCGTGACCGCTACGCCGGCCTGGTGATGGACAACCAGGCGTTGCGCCTGCTCGGCTCGGTGGCGCTGGCCCGCGCCGCGCGAGGCGAAGAGGACGTTCCCGCGCTGAGCGTGCTCAAACTTCTCGGTTCCGAGGCGTCTCAGTCGGCGACGGAGTACGCGCTGTCGGCGATGGGCGCCGACGGGCTGAACCACCCGGACTTCTCGGGCCCGTACAGCGCGCAGCACCTCGACTTGTACCGCAGCGGCTGGTTCGAACGCTACGTCCGTACCTTCGGTGGCACCATCGCCGGTGGCACGTCGGAGATCCAACGCAACATCATCGCCCAGCGCCTGCTGGGCCTGCCCCGCAAGTAG
- a CDS encoding mycofactocin-coupled SDR family oxidoreductase, whose amino-acid sequence MTGRVEGKVAFITGAARGQGRAHAVRLAQEGADIIAVDICRQIDSVRIPLSTPEDLAETADLVKGHNRRIYTAEVDTRDFDALKAAVDTGVEQLGRLDIIVANAGIGNGGETLDKTSEGDWTDMIDVNLGGVWKTVKAGVPHMLAGGRGGSIILTSSVGGLKAYPHTGHYVAAKHGVVGLMRTFAVELGAQNIRVNSVHPTNVNTPLFMNEGTMKLFRPDLENPGPDDMKVVGQMMHTLPIGWVEPEDIANAVLFLASDESRYITGVTLPVDGGSCLK is encoded by the coding sequence ATGACTGGACGTGTAGAAGGCAAGGTCGCTTTCATCACCGGCGCCGCCCGCGGCCAGGGCCGCGCGCACGCGGTGCGGCTGGCGCAGGAGGGTGCCGACATCATCGCTGTCGACATCTGTCGACAGATCGACAGCGTGCGAATTCCGTTGTCGACGCCCGAGGATCTGGCAGAAACCGCAGATCTGGTCAAGGGCCACAATCGCCGCATCTACACCGCCGAGGTCGACACGCGCGACTTCGACGCGCTGAAGGCCGCCGTCGACACCGGTGTCGAACAGCTGGGTCGGCTCGACATCATCGTCGCCAACGCCGGCATCGGCAATGGCGGTGAAACGTTGGACAAGACCAGCGAGGGCGACTGGACCGACATGATCGACGTCAACCTCGGCGGTGTGTGGAAGACCGTGAAAGCTGGTGTGCCCCACATGCTGGCCGGCGGCCGCGGCGGCTCGATCATCCTGACCAGTTCGGTCGGCGGCCTCAAGGCATACCCGCACACCGGCCACTACGTCGCCGCCAAGCACGGCGTCGTCGGTCTGATGCGGACGTTCGCCGTCGAACTCGGCGCCCAGAACATCCGCGTCAACTCCGTGCACCCGACCAACGTGAACACCCCGCTGTTCATGAACGAGGGCACCATGAAGCTGTTCCGTCCCGATCTCGAGAACCCGGGTCCCGATGACATGAAGGTGGTCGGCCAGATGATGCACACGCTGCCGATCGGGTGGGTCGAGCCCGAGGACATCGCCAACGCCGTGTTGTTCCTGGCTTCCGACGAAAGCCGCTACATCACCGGTGTGACGCTGCCCGTCGACGGCGGCAGCTGCCTGAAGTGA
- a CDS encoding enoyl-CoA hydratase, whose product MYIDYEVSDRIATITLNRPEAANAQNPELLDELDAAWTRAAEDNDVSVIVLRANGKHFSAGHDMRGGGPVPDKITLEFIIQHEAKRYLEYTLRWRNVPKPSIAAVQGRCISGGLLLCWPCDLIVAADDAQFSDPVVLMGIGGVEYHGHTWELGPRKAKEILFTGRAMTAEEVAATGMVNRVVPRDQLDTETRALAEQIAKMSPFALRQAKRAVNQTLDVQGFYAAIQSVFDIHQTGHGNALSVSGWPVLVNLDEMKANIK is encoded by the coding sequence ATGTACATCGACTACGAGGTCAGCGACCGCATCGCGACCATCACGCTGAACCGCCCGGAGGCCGCCAACGCCCAGAATCCCGAGCTGCTCGACGAACTCGACGCCGCATGGACGCGCGCCGCCGAGGACAACGACGTCTCGGTGATCGTGTTGCGCGCCAACGGCAAACACTTCTCGGCGGGCCATGACATGCGGGGCGGCGGGCCGGTACCGGACAAGATCACGCTCGAGTTCATCATCCAGCACGAGGCCAAGCGCTACCTGGAGTACACGTTGCGTTGGCGCAACGTGCCCAAGCCGTCGATCGCCGCGGTGCAGGGCCGGTGTATCTCCGGCGGTCTGCTGTTGTGCTGGCCGTGTGACCTCATCGTCGCCGCCGACGACGCGCAGTTCTCCGACCCGGTGGTGCTGATGGGCATCGGTGGCGTCGAATACCACGGGCACACCTGGGAGTTGGGCCCGCGCAAGGCCAAGGAGATCCTGTTCACCGGCCGGGCGATGACGGCCGAGGAGGTCGCGGCGACCGGCATGGTGAACCGGGTGGTGCCCCGCGACCAACTGGACACCGAGACGCGTGCGCTGGCCGAGCAGATCGCCAAGATGTCGCCGTTCGCGTTGCGACAGGCCAAGCGCGCGGTCAACCAGACGCTCGACGTGCAGGGCTTCTACGCGGCGATCCAGTCGGTGTTCGACATCCATCAGACCGGTCACGGCAACGCCCTGAGCGTGAGCGGATGGCCGGTGCTGGTGAACCTGGACGAGATGAAAGCCAACATCAAGTAG
- a CDS encoding TetR/AcrR family transcriptional regulator, with product MARRSPVQSVHVLPSRSASEPPVTTPSEEPAWKQRAVERSIKTAKLRAAQRVQRFLDAAQAIIIEKGSTDFTVQEVVDRSRQSLRSFYLQFDGKHELLLALFEDALSRSADQIRAATTTEDEPIERLKVAVTLLFESSRPDPTAKRPLFTDFAPRLLLSHPSEVKIAHAPLLALLTELMEAASAAGQLRDGINAKRMAAMTMQTVMFVAQSSGEAGDGTAHPITADEVWDFCSHGFAAD from the coding sequence ATGGCAAGGCGTTCTCCGGTACAGTCAGTCCATGTTCTCCCCAGTCGGTCGGCGTCTGAGCCGCCGGTGACGACCCCCAGCGAAGAGCCGGCCTGGAAGCAGCGCGCGGTCGAGCGGTCGATCAAGACCGCGAAGCTCCGGGCCGCGCAGCGGGTGCAGCGGTTCCTCGACGCCGCCCAGGCCATCATCATCGAGAAGGGCAGCACGGACTTCACCGTGCAGGAAGTCGTTGACCGGTCGCGGCAGTCGCTGCGCAGCTTCTACCTGCAGTTCGACGGGAAACACGAACTGTTGCTGGCGTTGTTCGAAGACGCACTGAGCCGTTCGGCGGATCAGATCCGCGCCGCCACGACCACCGAGGACGAGCCGATCGAGCGGCTCAAGGTCGCCGTCACACTGCTCTTCGAGTCGTCGCGTCCCGACCCGACCGCCAAGCGCCCGCTGTTCACCGACTTCGCGCCGCGCCTGCTGCTGTCGCACCCGTCGGAAGTGAAAATCGCTCACGCACCGCTGCTGGCCTTGCTCACCGAGCTCATGGAAGCGGCCAGCGCCGCAGGTCAACTGCGGGACGGCATCAACGCGAAGCGGATGGCCGCCATGACGATGCAGACAGTCATGTTCGTGGCACAGTCCAGTGGCGAGGCCGGGGACGGCACGGCCCATCCCATCACGGCCGACGAAGTCTGGGATTTCTGTTCGCACGGATTCGCAGCCGACTAG